The following are encoded in a window of Ogataea parapolymorpha DL-1 chromosome VII, whole genome shotgun sequence genomic DNA:
- a CDS encoding Ubiquitin ligase-binding protein BUL1, whose translation MDSCSNDEVMEDVLPSFQMHNQLFNRTVLDSKDEIELPGYEETSCPYFARRELTSEEQVSPLQNPELLVLNNLNSLRKINAQVRITITLTDQSPLFGEPYKSRSPLHCYYPGDVVNGLVTIENTGNKIIPFEMFFVSLDGTVTIPQNDVSGTEYTYRKHHLLKSFDLAACFHECDLWQLEKSPCTGKDPVDGAIFGLPNSRKLQPHTKYKKTFAFRLPSFLLDSACNRQYESHLQAPSSLGVNPFANNGRAANAKIRAGLGYGHLDESGAPIVTTNFNEPGQSVSYSLSVNILARSEEIAKHVNYQKSYELPFVILEESSAFLRFTNTNQPITEGDVDLQLQVDKIEHQAAELEVTLEEKCKLHKIGVTDQNVLEDLVASDHIAKKKSSDEGEELDFFDIHKIKLNRGFLKGEVELEVKVQNIGQIVLHSFEPASLGPEGTALQESFLKEILLNSSGIHMFKKVASGTVLPSIKSGEIHISLKSLDGMLPKNIMVKPSLRVVNLHSSAHIPLHFGLKGTERFYNYQTVIGINRRFERWDAQLKSLCKETGQPIPRQLHEDILGLKYLRYREHSIDIFEPQRVQLDWRSTGPAYESEFTATIVLDVKKAHGYHIIPEFQTCFLSRRYMLDIKLGGSKVLSLPLRVF comes from the coding sequence ATGGACAGCTGCTCGAATGACGAAGTTATGGAGGATGTTCTGCCTTCATTTCAAATGCACAATCAACTTTTCAACAGAACCGTTCTGGACTCCAAAGATGAAATAGAACTCCCTGGGTACGAGGAAACAAGCTGTCCTTATTTTGCAAGAAGAGAACTAACGTCCGAAGAGCAAGTTTCGCCGCTACAGAATCCCGAATTATTGGTTTTAAACAATCTCAATAGTCTGCGTAAAATAAACGCACAAGTGCGGATTACAATCACACTCACAGATCAATCGCCCTTGTTCGGTGAACCTTATAAAAGTAGGTCACCATTACATTGCTATTATCCGGGAGATGTGGTCAATGGACTGGTGACTATTGAGAATACCGGTAATAAAATTATACCGTTTGAAATGTTCTTTGTCTCTTTGGATGGAACTGTTACCATACCCCAAAACGATGTTTCTGGGACAGAATATACCTACCGAAAACACCATTTGTTGAAAAGTTTTGATTTAGCAGCCTGCTTTCACGAGTGCGACCtttggcagcttgaaaagaGTCCCTGTACTGGAAAAGATCCCGTTGATGGTGCCATCTTTGGGcttccaaacagcagaaagTTACAGCCACACACAAAGTACAAAAAAACATTTGCTTTTAGACTACCATCGTTTCTTCTGGACAGTGCTTGCAACCGCCAGTATGAGAGCCATTTGCAGGCACCTTCGAGTCTAGGAGTGAACCCATTTGCCAACAACGGAAGAGCTGCAAATGCCAAAATTAGGGCGGGCCTAGGATACGGTCACCTGGACGAATCAGGCGCTCCTATAGTAACCACCAACTTCAACGAGCCTGGGCAGTCAGTATCCTATTCTCTCAGCGTCAATATTTTGGCACGGAGCGAGGAGATAGCCAAACACGTCAATTACCAGAAAAGCTATGAACTTCCGtttgtgattttggaggaaaGCAGCGCTTTTTTGAGGTTCACAAATACAAACCAACCCATTACTGAAGGGGATGTAGACCTTCAGTTGCAGGTGGATAAGATTGAACACCAGGCAGCTGAACTAGAGGTGACCCTTGAGGAGAAGTGCAAGCTTCATAAAATCGGAGTCACCGATCAGAACGTGCTCGAAGATCTGGTTGCTTCGGATCACATagccaagaaaaagagtAGCGATGAAGGGGAAGAGCTAGACTTTTTTGACATTCATAAAATCAAGCTAAACAGAGGGTTTTTGAAAGGGGAGGTGGAACTAGAGGTAAAGGTCCAGAACATTGGACAAATCGTGCTACACTCATTTGAGCCCGCAAGTCTTGGACCAGAAGGGACGGCTTTGCAGGAGAGTTTTTTAAAAGAAATCTTGCTGAACTCGAGTGGCATCCATATGTTTAAGAAGGTTGCTTCTGGTACTGTCTTGCCAAGCATAAAATCAGGGGAAATACACATTTCTTTAAAGTCTCTGGATGGAATGCTACCAAAAAACATAATGGTGAAACCAAGTCTTCGAGTTGTCAATTTGCACTCAAGCGCGCACATACCATTGCACTTTGGTCTAAAGGGCACGGAGAGGTTTTACAATTATCAGACTGTTATTGGAATCAATAGGCGGTTCGAGAGATGGGATGCACAGCTAAAATCGCTCTGTAAGGAAACAGGGCAGCCCATCCCTAGACAGTTGCACGAAGATATTTTGGGGCTAAAGTATCTACGGTATCGCGAGCACAGCATTGACATATTTGAGCCTCAACGAGTCCAGCTCGATTGGAGATCCACTGGGCCTGCGTATGAATCCGAGTTCACTGCAACGATTGTTCTCGATGTGAAAAAAGCTCATGGCTACCACATTATTCCTGAGTTCCAAACATGTTTCCTTTCCAGACGATACATGCTTGACATAAAACTTGGAGGAAGTAAAGTGTTATCGTTACCATTGAGGGtcttttga
- a CDS encoding Ubiquitin ligase-binding protein BUL1, protein MNPDPENEYYEDVLPSFEMHNYLFNRTLFDTERIPQSGLPQYGESYPESTTSSQSVAAGNQISPIDNPDLLVLNNLNTLQTIDLPLKVSIVFTKKFPIFGEPYEKESPLRCYQPGEMIVGFVTIENTCNEIIPFEMLLVSLEGTMTAPQSPNSTCSKYHRQTFLRTYDLSACFHHGCINPTPYKMGECLSRDPVDDTLYGFGDLKEIFPGAKHKKCFAFRLPSYLLETSCSSSTLDHLPVPPSFGVSPFALGGKAMDIRVNEALGYGRADDQGIPIVTNDFCDKGLSITYSVNLRLLGRPQELYKRFYKRHTTHDYQFIIVRDFSIPFRFTNTNIPACYDGRDAEKQIDKIEHQVAETLVDLEERRGLIEAGITDTKEQDQLLAAEGTDKKKSFGSPTDPCLKTASKIRLGKGFLKTDTQFEVEIQSTDGMALSSFEPAPLKRVALASTKDSSSQLPRYKPSTFSSSSSVFEDVSVSTVPTELNAELTHINFVLRTTDNVLPQEITVKPGLKALNIYSGHHLPLVFNENTPCNFYEPSVFFKINRKFEHYVWELQRLAKRTNYSISKQLYESLLSLNKMRCKGRTLDVFEEQRIRLKWEKTKEGFVANVNVPLIYESKKTRNVHLIPSFQTCFLARQYVLELKIGKNQPLGVPIRVA, encoded by the coding sequence ATGAATCCCGACCCTGAAAATGAATATTACGAAGATGTATTGCCATCATTTGAGATGCACAATTACCTGTTTAATCGAACGCTTTTTGATACCGAAAGAATCCCTCAATCGGGTTTGCCCCAATACGGGGAATCGTATCCTGAATCCACCACATCTTCGCAGTCTGTAGCTGCTGGGAACCAGATCTCGCCAATTGACAATCCTGATCTACTGGTACTCAATAATCTGAATACCCTTCAGACAATCGATTTGCCCCTCAAAGTGTCTATCGTCTTTACGAAAAAATTCCctatttttggagaaccTTATGAAAAAGAATCTCCTCTTCGATGCTACCAGCCCGGAGAGATGATTGTGGGATTTGTGACTATCGAGAACACGTGTAATGAAATCATCCCGTTTGAAATGCTTCTTGTCTCACTCGAGGGAACGATGACTGCGCCCCAGTCTCCTAATAGCACCTGCTCCAAATATCACCGACAAACATTTTTGAGAACCTACGACCTGAGTGCTTGCTTCCACCACGGCTGTATAAACCCAACTCCATATAAGATGGGAGAATGCTTATCAAGAGACCCTGTCGATGACACCTTGTACGGATTCGGTGACTTGAAAGAAATTTTCCCGGGAGCCAAGCACAAAAAATGTTTTGCGTTCCGACTGCCCTCATATCTGCTAGAGACTTCTTGCTCTAGTAGTACGCTCGATCACTTGCCAGTGCCCCCGAGCTTTGGAGTGAGTCCGTTTGCTTTAGGTGGCAAGGCAATGGATATCAGAGTCAATGAAGCTCTTGGCTACGGTAGAGCAGATGATCAAGGGATTCCCATTGTGACCAATGACTTCTGCGACAAGGGCCTGTCAATTACCTACAGTGTCAATTTGAGGTTACTGGGAAGACCGCAGGAGCTTTATAAGAGATTTTACAAGCGTCATACAACTCATGACTACCAGTTTATCATTGTGAGAGACTTCAGCATTCCCTTCCGATTTACTAATACTAATATTCCAGCATGCTACGATGGCAGAGATGCCGAGAAACAGATAGACAAGATTGAACACCAAGTGGCAGAGACGCTAGTTGATCTTGAGGAACGTCGAGGCTTGATTGAAGCCGGTATTACGGACACTAAAGAACAAGACCAGCTATTGGCAGCAGAAGGTACTGACAAAAAGAAGTCTTTTGGTTCTCCCACGGATCCATGCTTGAAGACTGCGTCAAAAATCAGGCTGGGTAAAGGGTTTTTGAAGACTGACACACAATTCGAGGTCGAGATTCAGAGCACAGATGGGATGGCCTTGAGCTCATTTGAACCTGCTCCTTTGAAAAGAGTTGCTTTGGCTAGCACCAAAGATAGTTCTAGTCAACTTCCGCGGTACAAGCCGTCcacattttcaagcagctcatcAGTTTTTGAAGACGTTAGTGTGTCTACTGTTCCTACGGAGCTCAATGCAGAGCTTACCCACATCAATTTCGTTTTGAGAACAACCGACAACGTACTACCTCAAGAGATTACGGTGAAACCTGGCTTGAAAGCTTTAAACATATACTCCGGCCACCATCTTCCTCTGGTGTTCAACGAAAATACCCCTTGCAACTTTTACGAGCCAAGTGTATTTTTTAAAATCAACAGGAAGTTTGAACACTACGTATGGGAGCTACAACGCCTTGCTAAGAGGACAAACTATTCTATATCTAAGCAGCTTTATGAGAGTTTGCTTAGTCTGAACAAAATGAGATGTAAGGGGAGAACTcttgatgtttttgaggaGCAACGCATACGACTGAAGTGggaaaaaacaaaagaaGGATTTGTTGCCAACGTTAATGTTCCGCTGATTTACGAGAGCAAGAAAACTCGTAATGTGCATTTGATTCCAAGCTTCCAGAcctgttttctggcaagACAGTATGTTCTGGAGCTTAAGATAGGGAAAAACCAGCCCTTGGGGGTCCCGATCCGGGTTGCCTAG
- a CDS encoding proteasome subunit alpha type-7: protein MTSIGTGYDLSNSIFSPDGRNFQVEYASKAVENAGTSIGIRCKDGIVLATEKIIASKLLAPGKNKRIQTIDRHVGVVYSGLIPDGRHFVNRGRDEAQSFKSLYKEPIGLPGLIDRLGYYVQAYTCYNSVRPFGINAIVGGVDDDGAHLYMVEPSGTYWGYYGAATGKGRQTAKSELEKLDLPNITAKEAVKEAARIIYLAHEDNKDKDFELEITWASKSETNGLHQLVPKELFDEAVKYAEEEGEEGESSDDEMQD, encoded by the exons ATG ACATCCATTGGTACAGGCTACGACTTGTCGAATTCGATTTTCTCCCCAGATGGGAGAAATTTCCAGGTGGAATATGCCTCGAAAGCGGTTGAAAATGCAGGAACCTCGATTGGGATCCGGTGCAAAGACGGGATTGTGCTGGCCACTGAGAAGATCATTGCGTCGAAGCTGTTGGCCCCGGGCAAAAACAAGCGCATTCAAACCATAGACAGACATGTGGGTGTTGTGTATTCCGGACTCATACCAGATGGAAGACATTTTGTAAACCGTGGTCGTGATGAGGCCCAGTCTTTCAAATCGCTTTACAAAGAGCCAATTGGCCTTCCAGGATTAATAGACCGGCTCGGATACTACGTGCAAGCATACACGTGCTACAACTCGGTGAGACCATTTGGCATCAATGCAATTGTCGGTGGCGTAGACGACGATGGTGCACACCTGTACATGGTCGAACCAAGCGGCACCTACTGGGGTTATTACGGTGCAGCTACAGGAAAGGGCAGACAAACGGCCAAaagcgagctggaaaaattggaTTTGCCCAACATCACAGCTAAAGAGGCCGTTAAGGAGGCCGCAAGAATCATATATTTGGCCCACGAGGACAACAAGGACAAAGATTTTGAATTGGAAATTACGTGGGCCAGTAAAAGTGAAACTAATGGCCTACACCAGCTTGTGCCGAAGGAGTTATTCGACGAGGCTGTCAAATACGCCGAGGAAGAGGGCGAAGAAGGCGAGAGCAGCGACGATGAAATGCAAGATTAA
- a CDS encoding Mitochondrial Rho GTPase 1 encodes MDSIRVVICGDEGVGKSSLITTLVKEKFVPSIQHLIPPISIPKDFSGSPYSPKSSVLIDTLSSDLNNVQDQIRQADVIWLVYSDRYTYERISLYWIPMFRSMGVNLPIVLCNNKSDLDELPDESESILNEELIPLLKEFKEIEACIRCSAKENYNVNQAFYLCQRAVTHPIAPLYDYKESNLKPLALNALKRVFYLCDTDQDGYLNDAEFLQLQLKCFHKSLDINELNTIKMTLNSALPGTATERGITEEGFLALNKLYAESGRHETIWGILRAFHYTDSLSIDDKILYPKIDVPHGSSVELSPNGYRFLVDLFLLFDKDNDGGLNDEELNQLFYPTPGVPRSWQEFNFPRTVVCNEQGYVTLQGWLAQWSMTTFLDYKTTLAYLGYFGYEDKSTIGKVSGTTTALRITKPRKVRKRNGKVYRGSVSDRTVFNCFILGAPGCGKTSLMESFLGRQYSEVYSPTIQRSIAVNNVELIGGKQCYLILEELGELEPAILENSSKLDSCDVICLAYDSSDPESFQHLIELRRLYPKLDSIPMVFVALKADLDKQQQRCDIQPENYTRSLFLPPPLHISSSWASSLTELLVQLVNSAAEPRSATSGLEPEPIDTEGLVNPFLIGCGAVGFMVIVSVWYLRKSIVGER; translated from the coding sequence ATGGACTCCATACGAGTAGTCATTTGTGGTGATGAAGGAGTAGGCAAAAGCAGTCTGATTACCACTCTTgtgaaggagaagtttgTGCCCAGCATTCAGCACCTGATTCCACCGATCAGCATTCCTAAAGATTTCTCGGGCTCGCCCTATTCCCCTAAATCTAGCGTCCTGATCGATACTTTATCTTCAGATCTGAACAATGTCCAGGACCAGATCCGCCAAGCAGACGTGATATGGTTGGTATACTCTGATCGCTACACATATGAGCGAATTTCTCTGTACTGGATCCCAATGTTCAGATCAATGGGGGTCAACTTACCTATTGTGCTGTGCAACAACAAATCCGATCTGGATGAACTACCCGATGAAAGCGAGTCAATTTTGAACGAAGAGCTTATTCCATTACTTaaagagttcaaagagaTAGAAGCATGCATCCGATGTAGTGCCAAAGAAAACTACAATGTTAACCAGGCGTTTTATCTCTGCCAAAGAGCAGTTACACATCCAATTGCACCATTGTATGATTACAAGGAAAGCAATTTAAAACCGCTCGCATTAAATGCGTTGAAAAGGGTGTTTTACTTGTGCGACACTGACCAGGATGGCTATTTGAACGATGCTGAGTTCCTGCAGTTGCAGCTTAAATGCTTCCACAAGTCTCTGGATATTAACGAGCTAAACACAATCAAAATGACACTTAATTCAGCATTACCTGGAACGGCAACAGAAAGGGGAATAACCGAGGAAGGCTTTTTGGCTCTTAACAAACTGTACGCTGAATCAGGTCGTCACGAAACTATATGGGGAATTTTAAGAGCTTTTCACTACACAGATTCTCTTTCCATAGACGACAAAATTCTCTATCCAAAGATAGATGTCCCGCATGGCTCAAGCGTCGAACTTTCTCCTAACGGGTACAGGTTTTTGGTGGACTTGTTTCTTCTATTCGATAAAGACAACGATGGAGGCTTGAACGACGAAGAACTCAATCAGCTCTTTTATCCTACACCAGGGGTTCCACGATCCTGGCAAGAGTTCAATTTCCCGCGCACAGTGGTGTGCAACGAACAAGGTTATGTGACTTTACAGGGATGGTTGGCTCAGTGGTCGATGACGACTTTTTTGGACTATAAAACAACACTCGCCTACCTGGGCTACTTTGGGTATGAGGATAAGTCTACCATTGGCAAGGTAAGTGGCACCACGACAGCTCTGAGGATTACAAAGCCTCGAAAAGTGAGAAAACGCAATGGGAAAGTGTACAGAGGAAGTGTTTCTGACAGAACTGTTTTCAATTGTTTCATCTTAGGCGCGCCAGGATGCGGCAAAACCTCACTTATGGAGTCTTTTTTGGGTCGGCAATACAGCGAAGTTTATTCGCCTACAATTCAACGAAGCATTGCCGTCAATAATGTTGAGCTGATTGGCGGAAAACAATGctatttgattttggaagagctaGGGGAGTTGGAACCCGCGATACTTGAAAACTCCTCTAAGCTAGACTCCTGTGATGTCATATGTTTAGCGTATGATTCCTCCGATCCTGAATCATTCCAGCACCTTATAGAGCTGCGCAGACTGTATCCGAAACTCGATTCAATCCCTATGGTTTTTGTTGCCCTGAAAGCAGATCTGGACAAACAACAACAGAGGTGTGATATACAGCCAGAGAACTACACAAGATCGCTATTTTTGCCGCCTCCACTCCACATATCGTCCAGCTGGGCATCCTCTTTGACCGAGCTCCTGGTTCAGCTGGTCAACTCAGCAGCCGAGCCTCGGAGCGCCACTTCAGGCCTCGAACCCGAGCCCATAGATACAGAAGGCCTAGTCAATCCTTTCCTGATAGGTTGTGGCGCAGTCGGATTCATGGTTATCGTTTCTGTGTGGTATCTTCGAAAATCTATAGTTGGAGAACGATAG
- a CDS encoding putative membrane protein has protein sequence MTKVTHTAYDCKEAFAYMGLLIDKTTPYNVARVLVLFIGLFNGSLIEYLSWGPEVIYRDLKSLELLHFMRNIVIAPITEEITYTASILGLYGPFLHSPAASKIIYLSPLLFGLAHITHAYDCWRHEKVPMAAIFASFLFRTLYTTFFGILTNLIFVNSHSVWTCVAAHCWCNFMTFPLFTVEGPVWWQTLYYALSLAGIWFFATYFSTLTTSN, from the coding sequence ATGACTAAAGTGACACACACTGCCTACGACTGTAAAGAAGCATTTGCATACATGGGACTCTTAATTGACAAGACTACACCTTACAATGTTGCTCGAGTGCTGGTACTTTTCATAGGTCTCTTCAATGGATCCCTGATAGAGTATCTGTCTTGGGGCCCGGAAGTCATCTATCGCGATTTGAAATCTTTAGAACTTCTTCACTTCATGCGGAACATCGTTATTGCACCCATAACTGAAGAGATTACCTACACCGCATCTATTTTGGGCCTATATGGTCCGTTTCTCCATTCTCCTGCAGCCTCCAAAATAATATATCTGTCACCACTTCTGTTTGGGCTAGCTCACATCACTCATGCTTACGATTGTTGGAGACATGAGAAAGTGCCGATGGCTGCCATTTTCGCATCGTTTCTGTTCCGTACGCTATACACAACATTCTTTGGAATCCTTACAAATCTCATCTTCGTCAACTCGCATTCGGTCTGGACCTGTGTGGCCGCACATTGCTGGTGCAACTTCATGACTTTCCCACTGTTTACAGTGGAGGGGCCTGTATGGTGGCAAACACTCTACTACGCACTGTCGCTAGCAGGAATCTGGTTTTTTGCCACATACTTTAGCACATTGACTACGTCTAACTGA
- a CDS encoding Protein ZDS1: protein MEPHKSPTGTKGSRKSTHEELLAASHAVEQEINAVKALKRLSIGNNLSYDPDLPYSESEKLDFDIIDIHNDKENQTPIDDELDQDHILPDANKFMWVPATAHPQLAPEKFRKHVQATVDEITSKLQRSASSRSSLSHETRDSQTDLEKPAELNRTDAGLHRKPSIKQLTKELESLSQMAGLDDTDAVTLARTLSSSSWKLKENFDTVSSLSRKSSASSVDSELDLPGTQLKRSKWTTYRRGSRSSRATPQSPHILANSSPSASPDHTKSKTLPHTHSSKAAILAAPTSATVSPEILPPASSKAPTSSLPPLPVEKNSPLPPLPKEQPVQTAPPVKSPPQTPEKPIEQKTSRKSSWTWLSGNKDKEKKEKERSPPNHSRNRHGTASDVVSIQTVESPFPSPPREQEKEKKSLSGFFKLKKDKPKSTEKSAPPETLSDSDNESITDKRILNLRKKKEEPQPEHVVKQPRPALQQHAPPIPEPPLDAVSENIKQTLMSQRRNTKPNQPLQMTDSAFGFPLPPISPSTLVMLSHRFPIHVERAVYRLSHLKLSDPKRPLCQQVLLSNFMYAYLNLVNHTLFLQQQEETYAQPVEEDNFVEPVEEYAFDDVYGGYTEEVVYEH from the coding sequence ATGGAACCACATAAATCGCCTACAGGAACAAAAGGATCCAGAAAGTCAACGCACGAGGAGCTCTTGGCCGCCTCGCATGCCGTTGAACAGGAGATCAACGCCGTGAAAGCCCTGAAACGACTCTCTATTGGCAACAACCTAAGCTACGATCCAGACCTACCTTATAGCGAGTCGGAGAAACTGGACTTTGATATAATAGACATACACAACGATAAGGAGAATCAAACACCGATCGACGATGAACTGGATCAGGATCACATATTGCCAGATGCCAACAAGTTCATGTGGGTGCCGGCCACGGCACATCCCCAGCTAGCTCCGGAGAAATTCCGAAAACACGTTCAGGCCACAGTCGACGAGATCACGTCCAAACTACAACGTTCCGCGTCGTCGCgttcttctctttctcaCGAAACCCGTGACTCCCAGACCGACTTGGAAAAGCCTGCGGAGCTTAACAGAACCGATGCTGGCCTCCACAGGAAGCCGTCTATCAAGCAGCTCACAAAGGAGTTGGAGTCACTTTCCCAGATGGCTGGACTTGACGACACGGACGCAGTCACGCTTGCCCGGACCctttcctcgtcgtcctggaaACTTAAAGAAAATTTTGACACTGTGTCCTCGCTTTCGCGCAAGTCATCTGCGTCCAGCGTTGACTCGGAGCTTGATTTGCCTGGAACACAACTGAAGAGATCAAAATGGACAACATATAGGAGGGGTTCTCGATCATCGCGAGCCACGCCTCAATCACCACATATTCTAGCCAACTCTTCACCCTCGGCATCTCCAGATCATACTAAATCAAAGACTCTCCCGCATACTCATAGTTCAAAGGCTGCCATCTTGGCTGCTCCAACTTCCGCAACCGTCTCGCCAGAAATCCTGCCGCCCGCTTCATCAAAGGCACCTACAAgctctcttcctccactTCCTGTGGAGAAGAACTCACCACTACCTCCTTTACCCAAAGAGCAGCCTGTCCAGACAGCTCCGCCCGTGAAATCGCCGCCTCAAACCCCAGAAAAACCTATTGAACAAAAAACTAGCAGAAAGTCAAGCTGGACTTGGCTCAGCGGCAATaaggacaaggagaaaaaagaaaaagagcggTCTCCTCCAAACCACTCACGCAACAGACATGGCACGGCTTCTGACGTGGTGTCCATTCAAACTGTAGAGTCTCCTTTCCCGTCACCTCCTCgtgaacaagaaaaagagaagaaaagcCTGAGTGGatttttcaagctcaagaaggatAAACCTAAATCGACAGAGAAGTCGGCTCCACCAGAAACCCTCTCTGATTCGGATAATGAAAGTATCACGGATAAGCGAATACTGAAtttgaggaagaaaaaagaagagccgCAGCCGGAGCACGTTGTTAAACAACCACGTCCAGCATTACAGCAACATGCTCCTCCTATACCAGAACCTCCCCTTGACGCGGTCTCTGAGAACATTAAGCAAACGTTGATGTCTCAGAGACGCAACACAAAGCCCAACCAGCCTCTCCAAATGACTGACTCTGCCTTTGGCTTTCCCTTGCCCCCTATATCTCCTTCTACATTGGTGATGTTGAGCCATCGCTTTCCAATACATGTGGAGCGCGCTGTTTATCGATTGAGCCATCTGAAGCTATCAGACCCAAAGAGGCCTCTTTGCCAACAAGTATTGTTGAGTAACTTCATGTATGCTTACCTCAACTTGGTCAACCACACTCTATTCttgcaacagcaggaggaaACATATGCCCAACCTGTGGAGGAAGACAATTTCGTAGAACCAGTTGAGGAGTATGCTTTTGACGACGTTTACGGGGGGTATACTGAGGAGGTAGTTTATGAACATTGA